The following proteins are co-located in the Noviherbaspirillum sp. UKPF54 genome:
- a CDS encoding biotin carboxylase N-terminal domain-containing protein → MTDTRIHSILIANRGEIALRIMRTARRLGFRTIAVYSEADRGAPHARAADLALPIGAAQPAASYLNIDALVEAARRAGADAIHPGYGFLAENAAFARACSDAGLVFIGPSADAIDAMGNKAGAKRLMMDAGVPCVPGYQGADQSEARMQEEAALIGYPVMIKAAAGGGGRGMRRVGHAGEFLAALRSARSEAANAFGSDELILEKAIVEPRHIEIQVFADMHSNVVHLGERDCSVQRRHQKVIEESPSPAVDAQLRARMGGVAVAAARAIGYVGAGTLEFLLDRASNFYFMEMNTRLQVEHAVTEAVAGVDLVEWQLLVAQGKALPLAQEDIDARLAAGGHAIEVRLCAEDPGDNFLPQSGTVACWRAPSTLRCDHALESGLAISPYYDSMVAKLVAHGRDRDEALRRLAHGLDECALLGVKSNRHFLARCISHPEFAAGRATTAFIELHFPAQQRAPAPADAAARRIAAALLALHRAKTGTVRYPAELHGWSSSCRYPQPCRLLLDGEALELHVTTLEKQRWLIAQGDHDSEVAASEATSNEATFHLDGRACRICHASSGADLFFELDGVEHRVTDITYAPAQREANGTASGRIGAPMNGQVVSVQVQDGEEVQAGQTLLVIEAMKMEHSVVAPLAGKLAGVYVKVGDQVAPGRVLVELAANARG, encoded by the coding sequence ATGACCGACACCCGCATCCACTCGATCCTGATCGCCAACCGCGGCGAAATCGCGCTGCGCATCATGCGCACCGCGCGCCGCCTCGGTTTTCGCACGATTGCCGTGTATTCCGAGGCTGACCGGGGTGCGCCGCACGCGCGCGCGGCCGACCTCGCGCTGCCTATCGGCGCGGCGCAGCCGGCGGCGTCCTACCTGAACATCGATGCGCTGGTCGAGGCGGCCAGGCGCGCGGGCGCCGATGCGATTCATCCCGGCTACGGCTTCCTGGCCGAGAACGCGGCCTTCGCGCGCGCCTGTTCAGATGCAGGCCTGGTCTTCATCGGTCCTTCGGCCGACGCCATCGACGCGATGGGCAACAAGGCCGGGGCCAAGCGCCTGATGATGGATGCCGGCGTGCCTTGCGTGCCGGGCTATCAGGGTGCGGACCAGTCGGAGGCGCGCATGCAGGAAGAAGCGGCGCTCATCGGCTATCCGGTCATGATCAAGGCGGCCGCCGGCGGCGGCGGCCGCGGCATGCGGCGCGTCGGCCATGCCGGCGAGTTCCTCGCCGCGCTGCGCTCGGCCCGCTCGGAAGCCGCCAATGCCTTCGGCAGCGACGAACTGATCCTGGAAAAGGCGATCGTCGAGCCTCGCCACATCGAAATCCAGGTGTTCGCCGATATGCACAGCAACGTGGTCCATCTGGGCGAGCGCGACTGCTCGGTGCAGCGCCGCCACCAGAAGGTGATCGAGGAGTCGCCTTCGCCCGCCGTGGACGCTCAGCTGCGCGCGCGCATGGGCGGGGTCGCCGTGGCGGCAGCCAGAGCCATCGGCTACGTCGGCGCAGGCACGCTGGAATTCCTGCTCGACCGCGCAAGCAATTTCTATTTCATGGAAATGAATACGCGGCTGCAGGTCGAGCATGCGGTGACGGAAGCTGTCGCCGGCGTCGACCTGGTCGAGTGGCAGCTGCTGGTCGCGCAGGGAAAGGCGCTGCCGCTGGCGCAGGAAGACATCGACGCGCGGCTGGCGGCGGGTGGCCATGCCATCGAGGTGCGGCTGTGCGCGGAAGACCCCGGCGACAATTTTCTGCCGCAAAGCGGTACCGTCGCCTGCTGGCGCGCGCCCTCGACGCTGCGCTGCGACCATGCGCTGGAAAGCGGCCTGGCGATATCGCCGTATTACGATTCGATGGTAGCTAAGCTGGTCGCGCACGGGCGTGATCGCGACGAGGCGCTGCGCCGGCTGGCGCACGGGCTGGACGAATGCGCGCTGCTCGGCGTGAAGAGCAACCGGCATTTCCTGGCGCGCTGCATCTCGCATCCGGAATTTGCCGCCGGGCGCGCCACCACCGCCTTCATCGAGTTGCATTTTCCGGCGCAGCAGCGCGCTCCAGCGCCGGCGGATGCGGCGGCAAGACGCATTGCAGCGGCGCTGCTGGCGCTGCACCGTGCCAAAACCGGAACGGTGCGCTATCCGGCCGAGCTGCACGGCTGGTCGAGCAGCTGCCGTTATCCGCAGCCATGCCGCCTGCTGCTCGACGGCGAAGCGCTGGAACTGCATGTAACGACGCTGGAAAAACAGCGCTGGCTAATCGCCCAGGGCGATCATGACAGCGAGGTCGCCGCATCCGAGGCAACCAGCAACGAAGCGACGTTTCACCTGGACGGCCGAGCCTGTCGCATATGCCACGCGAGCTCGGGAGCAGACCTGTTTTTCGAGCTCGACGGCGTGGAGCATCGTGTCACCGACATCACCTATGCGCCCGCTCAGCGCGAGGCGAACGGCACCGCCAGCGGCCGCATCGGTGCTCCGATGAACGGGCAGGTAGTGTCGGTGCAGGTGCAGGATGGCGAAGAGGTGCAAGCCGGCCAGACGCTGCTCGTGATCGAGGCGATGAAAATGGAACACAGCGTTGTAGCGCCGCTCGCCGGCAAGCTGGCGGGGGTCTATGTGAAGGTCGGCGACCAGGTTGCGCCGGGCCGGGTTCTGGTTGAGCTCGCGGCGAATGCGCGAGGGTGA
- a CDS encoding enoyl-CoA hydratase/isomerase family protein, translating to MSDDLLVEVRGRVLWLTINRPERRNAINAAVLSGIRQALEEAGRDRQLRAIVLTGAGERAFCSGADLQEPSFRFDYAQPYQWLADLLRTARRSTTPIIARVNGACLAGGMGLLAMCDMAVASRDAVFGLPEVKVGVFPAQVLSVLQHQLPRRVLTEMCITGATIDAQQALACGLVNHVADGELDAKLDWLLDRLLDKSPSAIRRALYTMKQIEALPFEASVAFTESQIGLAALTDDFREGLSAFIEKRQPNWTGQ from the coding sequence ATGAGCGACGACTTGTTGGTGGAAGTACGCGGGCGCGTGCTGTGGCTGACCATTAACCGCCCGGAGCGGCGCAATGCGATCAATGCCGCCGTGCTGTCCGGCATCCGGCAGGCGCTGGAGGAGGCCGGGCGCGACAGGCAGCTGCGCGCCATCGTGCTTACCGGCGCCGGCGAACGCGCGTTCTGTTCCGGCGCCGACCTGCAGGAGCCCTCCTTCCGCTTCGACTACGCGCAGCCCTATCAGTGGCTGGCCGACCTGCTGCGCACCGCGCGCCGCAGCACCACCCCGATCATCGCCCGCGTCAACGGCGCCTGCCTGGCCGGCGGCATGGGATTGCTGGCGATGTGCGACATGGCCGTGGCCAGCCGCGATGCCGTGTTCGGGCTGCCGGAAGTGAAGGTAGGCGTATTTCCGGCGCAGGTGCTGTCGGTGCTGCAGCACCAGTTGCCGCGCCGCGTGCTGACGGAAATGTGCATTACCGGCGCGACCATCGATGCCCAGCAGGCGCTGGCCTGCGGGCTGGTGAACCACGTGGCCGACGGCGAACTCGACGCCAAGCTCGACTGGCTGCTGGATCGCCTGCTGGACAAGTCGCCGTCGGCGATCCGCCGCGCGCTGTACACGATGAAGCAGATCGAGGCGCTGCCGTTCGAGGCATCGGTCGCCTTTACCGAAAGCCAGATCGGCCTGGCGGCGCTGACCGACGATTTCCGCGAGGGGCTGTCCGCGTTCATCGAAAAGCGCCAGCCGAACTGGACCGGCCAATAA
- a CDS encoding SDR family oxidoreductase, whose product MYSSIFRPGLFDGKVAIVTGGGSGIGRCTAHELASLGATVALVGRTPEKLAAVAAEIAESGGAAHAYPCNIRDEEAVQALIARIVSEHGRIDALVNNAGGQFPALLKDISRKGWEAVVQTNLTGGFLMARECLNQAMQKSGGAIVNIVADMWGGMPGMGHSGAARAGMVNFTETAAFEWARYGVRVNAVAPGYVASSGLDAYPPEMREIILQAGKQVPLQRMATESEISSAIVFLLSEAASFVTGTVLRVDGGRPQVRVGFPLESERSTPAFGGFHLARQPRVFDEREPQ is encoded by the coding sequence ATGTATTCCTCGATTTTCCGCCCTGGCCTGTTTGACGGCAAGGTCGCAATCGTCACCGGCGGCGGCAGCGGCATCGGCCGCTGCACCGCGCACGAGCTGGCTTCCCTCGGCGCCACGGTCGCGCTGGTCGGGCGCACGCCGGAAAAGCTCGCCGCAGTCGCGGCCGAGATCGCCGAAAGCGGTGGCGCCGCGCATGCCTATCCCTGCAATATCCGCGACGAAGAGGCGGTGCAGGCGCTGATTGCCCGGATCGTATCCGAACACGGCAGGATCGATGCGCTGGTCAACAACGCCGGCGGCCAGTTCCCCGCGCTGCTGAAGGATATTTCGCGCAAGGGCTGGGAAGCGGTGGTGCAGACCAACCTGACCGGCGGCTTCCTGATGGCGCGCGAATGCCTGAACCAGGCGATGCAGAAAAGCGGCGGCGCGATCGTCAACATCGTCGCCGACATGTGGGGCGGCATGCCCGGCATGGGCCACTCGGGGGCGGCGCGCGCCGGCATGGTCAATTTCACCGAAACCGCCGCTTTCGAATGGGCGCGCTACGGCGTGCGGGTCAATGCGGTCGCGCCCGGCTATGTCGCCTCGTCCGGGCTGGATGCCTATCCGCCGGAAATGCGCGAGATCATCCTCCAGGCCGGCAAGCAGGTACCGCTGCAACGCATGGCAACGGAATCGGAAATCTCGTCAGCCATCGTCTTCCTGCTGTCCGAGGCGGCCTCCTTCGTCACCGGCACCGTGCTGCGCGTGGACGGCGGCCGCCCCCAAGTGCGGGTCGGCTTTCCGCTGGAGTCCGAGCGGTCGACGCCCGCCTTCGGCGGCTTTCACCTGGCGCGCCAGCCCAGGGTGTTTGATGAGCGGGAGCCGCAATAA
- a CDS encoding acyl-CoA carboxylase subunit beta — translation MPAIASRIVPHSETFQKNRAALLEQVEQLRTLERRTRDKSAASRERFEKKGKLLPRDRLGRLLDPGAPFLELSTLAGFCLDKSDPAKSIPGGGVVIGIGYVSGVRAMIAVDDAGIEAGAVQPMGVEKFQRAQQIALSQKLPFIHLVESAGANLLNYKVETFVLGGSGFYWLARLSAAGLPVLTVVHGPSTAGGAYMPGLSDYVVMVREQGKAFLAGPPLLMAATGEVATEEELGGADMHATTSGLAEYLAEDDADALRIARELMAALDWNRDLAPRMPDYQPPRYDAEELLGIASTDHKKPLDMREVIARIVDDSDFLEFKPDYGPATLTGHAAICGMRVGIISNNGPLDPAGANKVTHFIQACCQSGTPLLYLQNTTGFIVGKASEQAGMIKHGSKMIQAMSNASVPRITVHCGASFGAGNFGMCGRGFFPDFCFTWPNARTAVMGPEQAANTMAIVMEGSMRRKGLEVDKNSIDAMRMMVIDTFEKQTSAAHISARLLDDGVIDPRDTRKILAVALSVCEESRKRALRPVQFGVARP, via the coding sequence ATGCCCGCCATCGCCTCCCGTATCGTCCCGCACAGCGAGACTTTCCAAAAGAACCGCGCCGCCCTGCTGGAACAGGTGGAACAGTTGCGCACGCTGGAACGCCGCACGCGCGACAAGTCGGCGGCGTCGCGCGAACGCTTCGAAAAGAAGGGCAAGCTGCTGCCGCGCGACCGCCTCGGCCGCCTGCTCGATCCCGGCGCGCCATTCCTGGAGCTGTCGACGCTGGCCGGCTTCTGCCTCGACAAGAGCGATCCCGCCAAATCGATCCCCGGTGGCGGCGTGGTGATCGGCATCGGGTATGTGAGCGGCGTGCGCGCCATGATCGCGGTGGACGATGCCGGCATCGAGGCCGGCGCGGTGCAGCCGATGGGCGTGGAAAAATTCCAGCGCGCGCAGCAGATCGCGCTGAGCCAGAAGCTGCCCTTCATCCACCTGGTCGAAAGCGCCGGCGCCAACCTGCTCAACTACAAGGTTGAAACCTTCGTGCTGGGCGGCAGCGGCTTTTACTGGCTGGCGCGCCTGTCGGCGGCCGGCCTTCCGGTGCTGACCGTGGTGCACGGCCCGAGCACCGCCGGCGGCGCCTACATGCCGGGCCTGTCCGATTACGTGGTCATGGTGCGCGAGCAGGGAAAGGCCTTCCTGGCCGGCCCGCCCCTGCTGATGGCGGCGACCGGCGAAGTGGCGACCGAGGAAGAGCTCGGTGGTGCCGACATGCACGCGACCACCTCGGGCCTGGCCGAATACCTGGCGGAAGACGATGCCGATGCCCTGCGCATCGCGCGCGAGCTGATGGCGGCGCTCGACTGGAACCGCGATCTGGCGCCACGCATGCCGGACTACCAACCGCCGCGCTACGACGCCGAGGAATTGCTCGGCATTGCCTCGACCGACCACAAGAAGCCGCTCGACATGCGCGAAGTGATCGCGCGCATCGTCGACGATTCCGACTTCCTCGAATTCAAGCCGGATTACGGGCCGGCGACGCTGACCGGCCATGCGGCCATCTGCGGCATGCGCGTCGGGATCATCAGCAACAACGGGCCGCTCGACCCGGCCGGCGCCAACAAGGTCACCCACTTCATCCAGGCTTGCTGCCAGTCCGGCACGCCGCTGCTCTACCTGCAGAACACCACCGGCTTCATCGTCGGCAAGGCGTCCGAACAGGCCGGCATGATCAAGCATGGCTCGAAGATGATCCAGGCCATGTCCAACGCCAGCGTGCCGCGCATTACCGTGCACTGCGGCGCCTCCTTCGGCGCCGGCAACTTCGGCATGTGCGGGCGCGGCTTCTTCCCCGACTTTTGCTTCACCTGGCCGAACGCGAGGACCGCCGTCATGGGTCCTGAACAGGCGGCCAACACGATGGCGATCGTGATGGAAGGCAGCATGCGCCGCAAGGGCCTGGAAGTGGACAAGAACTCGATCGACGCCATGCGCATGATGGTAATCGACACCTTCGAGAAGCAGACCAGCGCGGCACACATCTCGGCACGCCTGCTCGACGACGGCGTGATCGACCCGCGCGACACGAGAAAGATACTGGCGGTGGCGCTGTCGGTATGCGAAGAAAGCCGCAAGCGTGCGCTGCGCCCGGTGCAGTTCGGCGTGGCGCGACCATAA
- a CDS encoding acyl-CoA dehydrogenase family protein has product MYQALPPSRHFNEEHRTLREAVRRFVDRELLPHVEAWEEAGEFPRALYGRAAELGLLGLGFPEQYGGTPGTLFHAMAVVDELTRTACGGLLASLFSHTIGAPPIVAGGSPALKERVLPQILSGKKISALAVTEPGGGSDVANLALRAERDGDHYILNGSKTFITSGMRADYLTVAARTGGPGAAGVSALLVEGDTPGLTRTALKKMGWWCSDTAQLHFDNCRVPASNLLGQENGAFPLLMLNFNRERLSLAWQAFGFARVCLDEASDWARERTTFGKRLVGHQVVRHKLVEMATKIEATRALIEDMTQRIECGEAPVAQICMLKNFAAQTMQFCADQAVQILGGMGFMRGTKSERIYREVKVNMIGGGAEDVLNELAARQLGWA; this is encoded by the coding sequence ATGTATCAAGCCTTGCCGCCGTCGCGGCATTTCAATGAAGAGCACCGGACGCTGCGCGAGGCGGTACGCCGCTTCGTCGACCGGGAGTTGCTGCCGCATGTCGAGGCATGGGAAGAAGCCGGGGAATTTCCGCGCGCATTGTATGGCCGCGCCGCCGAGCTGGGCCTGCTCGGCCTCGGATTTCCGGAACAATACGGCGGCACGCCGGGCACGCTGTTTCATGCGATGGCGGTAGTCGATGAACTCACGCGTACCGCCTGCGGCGGCCTCTTGGCATCGCTGTTCAGCCATACCATCGGCGCGCCCCCGATCGTCGCCGGCGGCTCGCCCGCGCTGAAGGAGCGTGTGCTGCCGCAGATCTTGTCCGGCAAGAAGATCAGCGCGCTGGCCGTGACCGAGCCCGGCGGCGGCTCCGACGTGGCGAACCTCGCGCTGCGTGCCGAGCGCGACGGCGACCACTACATCCTCAACGGCAGCAAGACCTTCATCACTTCCGGCATGCGCGCCGATTACCTCACCGTCGCGGCGCGCACCGGCGGACCGGGCGCTGCCGGCGTGTCGGCCCTGCTGGTCGAGGGCGATACGCCGGGCCTGACCCGCACGGCTCTGAAAAAAATGGGCTGGTGGTGTTCCGACACCGCGCAGCTGCACTTCGACAATTGCCGGGTGCCGGCCTCTAACTTGCTGGGCCAGGAAAACGGCGCCTTTCCGCTGCTGATGTTGAACTTCAACCGCGAACGGCTTTCCCTTGCCTGGCAAGCCTTCGGGTTCGCGCGCGTCTGCCTGGATGAGGCCTCGGATTGGGCGCGCGAGCGCACTACCTTCGGCAAGCGCCTGGTCGGACACCAGGTGGTGCGGCACAAGCTGGTGGAAATGGCCACGAAGATCGAAGCCACGCGCGCCCTGATCGAGGACATGACGCAGCGTATCGAATGCGGCGAGGCGCCTGTCGCACAAATCTGCATGCTGAAGAACTTCGCCGCGCAGACGATGCAGTTCTGCGCCGACCAGGCGGTGCAGATCCTCGGTGGCATGGGTTTCATGCGCGGCACGAAATCCGAGCGCATCTACCGCGAGGTGAAGGTGAACATGATCGGCGGCGGCGCCGAGGATGTGCTCAACGAGCTGGCCGCGCGCCAGCTCGGCTGGGCTTGA
- a CDS encoding AMP-binding protein, translating to METCKPWLSDYPPGVPAAVDLAGYRSVNQMFEAACRSYAGLPAFTNMGRTLAYDELERLSRAFAAFLQSLPGIEKGARIALMMPNLLQYPVAIFGALRAGLIVVNVNPLYTERELEHQLNDSGACAIVVLENFAGKVQKVLPATALRHVIVTGAGDLLGLPRGPLVNFAVRHVKKMVPRWTIPGALTLRHALRAGAAMTPRAAPVDRDDIAFLQYTGGTTGVSKGVMLSHANVVANVLQCRAWIGGTLREREEIVLTPLPLYHVFSLVANCLTFMTIGGLNVLITNPKDLPAFVKTMREYPWTVMTGVNTLYNALANTPGFGPDCARAAKLSIGAGAAMLRPVMERWTTLAKGTMIEGYGLSEATAGVCINPPHRPRLGAVGLPIPSTEVRIRRDDGGLCVPGEPGEIEVRGPQVMRGYWNRPAETAEALSPDGWLRTGDIGAMDADGWVSITDRKKDMIIVSGFNVYPAEIEAVVAAHPGVLEAAAVGIADAHSGEAVKLFVVRKDPQLSETDLLAHCRANLTGYKIPRQIEFRTELPKTPIGKILRRELRSR from the coding sequence ATGGAGACATGTAAACCGTGGTTGAGCGACTATCCGCCGGGCGTTCCGGCCGCCGTGGATCTGGCAGGCTACCGCTCCGTCAACCAGATGTTCGAGGCGGCATGCCGCAGCTACGCGGGCTTGCCGGCATTTACCAACATGGGGCGCACCCTCGCCTATGACGAGCTGGAGCGCCTGTCGCGCGCCTTTGCCGCCTTCCTGCAGTCCCTGCCGGGCATCGAGAAGGGGGCGCGCATCGCGTTGATGATGCCGAACCTGCTGCAGTATCCGGTCGCCATTTTCGGTGCGCTGCGCGCCGGGCTGATCGTGGTCAACGTCAATCCGCTCTATACCGAACGCGAACTGGAACACCAGCTGAATGATTCGGGTGCCTGCGCCATCGTCGTGCTGGAAAACTTCGCGGGCAAGGTGCAGAAGGTGCTGCCGGCCACCGCGCTGCGCCATGTGATCGTCACCGGTGCCGGTGACCTGCTCGGCCTGCCGCGCGGGCCGCTGGTCAATTTCGCCGTACGCCATGTCAAAAAGATGGTGCCGCGCTGGACAATACCCGGCGCGCTCACCTTGCGCCATGCGCTGCGCGCCGGTGCGGCCATGACGCCGCGCGCAGCGCCGGTGGACAGGGACGACATCGCCTTCCTGCAATACACGGGCGGCACCACCGGCGTGTCCAAGGGAGTAATGCTGAGCCACGCCAACGTCGTCGCGAACGTGCTGCAGTGCCGTGCCTGGATCGGCGGCACCTTGCGCGAGCGGGAAGAAATCGTGCTCACGCCGCTGCCGCTGTACCACGTGTTTTCGCTGGTGGCGAATTGCCTCACCTTCATGACCATCGGCGGCCTTAACGTGCTGATCACCAATCCCAAGGACTTGCCGGCCTTCGTCAAGACGATGCGGGAGTATCCGTGGACCGTCATGACGGGCGTGAACACGCTCTACAACGCGCTGGCCAACACGCCCGGCTTCGGGCCCGACTGCGCGCGCGCCGCCAAGCTGTCGATCGGCGCAGGCGCGGCCATGCTGCGTCCGGTGATGGAGCGCTGGACTACGCTGGCCAAGGGAACCATGATCGAAGGCTACGGGCTGAGCGAGGCGACCGCCGGCGTATGCATCAATCCGCCGCACCGGCCGCGCCTGGGTGCGGTCGGCCTGCCGATCCCGTCGACCGAGGTGCGCATCCGGCGCGACGACGGCGGCCTGTGCGTGCCGGGAGAGCCGGGCGAAATCGAGGTGCGCGGGCCGCAGGTGATGCGCGGCTACTGGAACCGGCCGGCCGAAACGGCCGAGGCGCTGTCGCCAGACGGCTGGTTACGCACCGGCGACATCGGCGCCATGGACGCTGACGGCTGGGTCAGCATCACCGACCGCAAGAAGGACATGATCATCGTCTCCGGCTTCAACGTCTATCCCGCCGAGATCGAGGCGGTGGTGGCGGCCCACCCCGGCGTGCTGGAAGCGGCCGCCGTCGGCATCGCCGACGCCCACTCCGGCGAAGCGGTCAAGCTGTTCGTGGTGAGGAAAGACCCGCAGCTGAGCGAGACCGACCTGCTCGCGCACTGCCGCGCCAATCTGACCGGCTACAAGATTCCACGTCAGATCGAATTCCGCACCGAGCTGCCCAAGACGCCGATCGGCAAGATACTGCGGCGCGAGCTGCGCAGCCGGTGA
- a CDS encoding SCP2 sterol-binding domain-containing protein, with protein sequence MHACEWHFDKADNLDNGDTMTVNDLIKKMPQALNPSAAAGMQTTIQYKISNPMYLVIEDGKCSAHEGEAPSPDLALTMTDDNLMAMLKGELNGISAFMSGKLKVEGDMMLAQRMQGMFDTSKLA encoded by the coding sequence TTGCACGCATGCGAATGGCATTTCGACAAGGCCGACAACCTCGACAACGGAGACACCATGACAGTCAATGACTTGATCAAGAAGATGCCGCAGGCGCTCAACCCGAGCGCCGCGGCCGGCATGCAAACCACCATCCAGTACAAGATCTCGAACCCGATGTATCTGGTCATCGAGGACGGCAAGTGCAGCGCGCACGAAGGCGAGGCGCCGTCACCCGACCTGGCGCTGACGATGACCGACGACAACCTGATGGCCATGCTCAAGGGAGAACTCAACGGCATTTCCGCATTCATGAGCGGCAAGCTGAAGGTGGAAGGCGACATGATGCTGGCGCAACGCATGCAGGGGATGTTCGACACCAGCAAGCTGGCATAG
- a CDS encoding acyl-CoA dehydrogenase family protein, whose translation MQFTHEHNELKRNLKRFIDNEINPFVDEWEEAEIFPAKELFRKMGQQGFLGVSKPVEFGGLGLDYSYSVAMAETLGHIKCGGVPMAIGVQTDMATPALARFGSDALRAEFLAPAIAGEMVACVGVSEPGAGSDVASIRTTARKDGDDYVINGSKMWITNSLQADWICLLANTSEGGRYSNKSLIVVPLKTRGISVAKKIKKIGMNSSDTGLLYFDEVRVPQRYRIGEEGQGFIYQMLQFQEERMWGAANATQAMFNCIDMTIEYARERKVFDMALIDNQWVHFKLAELKTEVESLRALVHRACELYIGGQDVTELASMAKLKAGRLARTVPDTCLQFWGGMGYTWENPVSRFYRDGRLTSIGGGADEIMLGIISKYMGILPGKKKTAQ comes from the coding sequence ATGCAATTCACCCACGAACACAATGAACTGAAGCGCAACCTGAAACGCTTCATCGACAACGAAATCAACCCGTTCGTCGATGAGTGGGAAGAAGCCGAAATCTTCCCTGCCAAGGAGCTGTTCCGGAAGATGGGTCAACAGGGCTTCCTCGGCGTATCGAAACCGGTCGAATTCGGCGGCCTCGGGCTCGATTACTCATATTCCGTCGCCATGGCCGAAACGCTCGGCCACATCAAGTGCGGCGGCGTGCCGATGGCCATCGGCGTGCAGACCGACATGGCCACGCCGGCGCTGGCGCGCTTCGGCTCGGACGCTTTGCGGGCGGAATTCCTGGCGCCGGCCATCGCCGGCGAGATGGTGGCCTGCGTCGGCGTGTCCGAGCCGGGCGCCGGCTCGGACGTGGCCTCAATCCGCACCACCGCGCGCAAGGATGGCGACGACTACGTCATCAACGGCAGCAAGATGTGGATCACCAACAGCCTGCAGGCCGACTGGATCTGCCTGCTGGCCAATACCTCCGAGGGCGGACGCTATTCCAACAAGTCGCTCATCGTCGTGCCGCTCAAGACGCGCGGGATTTCGGTGGCAAAGAAGATCAAGAAGATCGGCATGAATTCGTCCGACACCGGCCTCCTGTATTTCGACGAGGTGCGCGTGCCGCAGCGCTATCGCATCGGCGAGGAGGGGCAGGGCTTCATCTACCAGATGCTGCAGTTCCAGGAAGAGCGCATGTGGGGCGCGGCCAACGCGACGCAGGCAATGTTCAACTGCATCGACATGACGATCGAGTATGCGCGCGAGCGCAAGGTGTTCGACATGGCGCTGATCGACAACCAGTGGGTGCATTTCAAGCTGGCCGAACTGAAGACCGAGGTCGAATCCTTGCGTGCGCTGGTGCACCGCGCCTGCGAGCTGTACATCGGCGGGCAGGATGTGACCGAGCTGGCATCGATGGCGAAGCTGAAGGCAGGGCGCCTGGCGCGCACCGTGCCCGATACCTGCCTGCAGTTCTGGGGCGGCATGGGCTATACCTGGGAAAACCCGGTCTCGCGCTTTTACCGCGACGGACGCCTGACCTCGATCGGCGGCGGCGCGGACGAAATCATGCTCGGCATTATCTCCAAATACATGGGCATCTTGCCGGGCAAGAAGAAGACGGCGCAGTAA
- a CDS encoding 3-keto-5-aminohexanoate cleavage protein, with amino-acid sequence MNQKAIITCALTGVLTDPAQHPVPVTPEQMAREAKAAFDAGATVMHVHFRSQQPGMGRLPSWEPQVASEIAQAIREACPGVIFNQSTGVVGPDIEGPLACMRAIRPEIAACNAGSLNYLKATSAGTWAWPPMLFDNPVKKVDAFLAAMRDTGTLPEFECFDLGIVRCVDMYVKTGMYPGPAHYNFVMGVESGMPADPALLPILTGLIPAGCAWQVTAIGRANIWPLHQRAADLGGHLRTGLEDTFYLPDGGKASSNAQLVEALAQCARNTGREVANVEEARHMLGLAPAEAALA; translated from the coding sequence ATGAATCAGAAAGCGATCATCACCTGCGCGCTGACCGGCGTGCTGACCGACCCCGCCCAGCATCCGGTGCCGGTCACGCCGGAGCAGATGGCGCGCGAAGCGAAGGCCGCGTTCGACGCCGGCGCCACCGTCATGCATGTGCATTTCCGCAGCCAGCAGCCGGGCATGGGGCGCCTGCCTTCGTGGGAGCCGCAGGTCGCCAGCGAGATCGCGCAGGCCATCCGCGAAGCCTGCCCGGGCGTGATCTTCAACCAGTCCACCGGCGTGGTCGGGCCGGACATCGAGGGGCCGCTGGCTTGCATGCGCGCCATCCGTCCCGAAATTGCCGCCTGCAACGCCGGCTCGCTGAACTACCTGAAGGCGACCTCGGCCGGCACCTGGGCCTGGCCGCCGATGCTGTTCGATAATCCGGTGAAGAAGGTCGATGCCTTCCTGGCGGCGATGCGCGACACCGGCACCTTGCCCGAATTCGAGTGCTTTGACCTGGGCATCGTGCGCTGCGTCGACATGTACGTCAAAACCGGCATGTACCCGGGGCCGGCGCACTACAACTTCGTCATGGGCGTGGAATCCGGCATGCCGGCCGATCCGGCGCTGCTGCCGATCCTGACCGGCCTGATTCCGGCCGGCTGCGCCTGGCAGGTGACGGCCATCGGGCGCGCCAATATCTGGCCGCTGCACCAGCGCGCCGCCGACCTCGGCGGGCATTTGCGCACCGGGCTGGAGGACACGTTCTATTTGCCCGACGGCGGCAAGGCAAGCTCGAACGCGCAACTGGTCGAAGCGCTGGCGCAATGCGCGCGCAACACCGGGCGGGAAGTCGCGAACGTGGAGGAGGCGCGCCACATGCTGGGCCTCGCCCCGGCCGAGGCGGCACTCGCATAG